Below is a genomic region from Methanosphaera sp. ISO3-F5.
ATCATCCTCAAGAATCATATCACTAGATTCCTTAGCAACATCAGTACCAGAACCCATACTCACCCCAATATTAGCAATATTCAATGCCGGTGCATCATTCACACCATCACCAGTCATCGAAACAATCTCATCATTACTTTTCAAAGCCTTAACAATCTTAACCTTCTGTTCAGGGAAAACCCTAGCATAAACATTAGTAACCTTAACAGCCTCCCTAAGCTCTTCACTAGAAAGCTTCTCAATCTCAGGACCAGTTAAAACATTCTCATAATTATCAATATCAACTAATTTTGCAATAGCAGATGCAGTATTCTTATGATCACCAGTAATCATTTTAACAGTTATACCCGCATTTTTACAAGTATGAATTGCATCTTTAACACCCTCTCTTGGAGGATCCATCATACCAACAATTCCCGTAATGATAAGATTATTCTCCAAATCATTAATAGAATGACTAGTATAATCATCAACCTTCTTATAAGCAAACAATATAACCCTCAAAGCATTAGAGGTGAACTCTGATACAATACTCTTAATCTTTTCAACATCTTCCTGACACATTAACCGGATACTGCCATCATCATCAATGAACTCACATTTTTCTAAAAGAATCTCCGGAGCACCCTTAACAAGAACATACTCCTCCGAATCAATACGATTAACAGTAGTCATTCTCTTCCTGGAACTGTCCAAAGGAATTTCATATAAGCGTTCATTAACAACTTCCGAATAATTTTTCAAACTATAATCTAATATTGAAATATCAGTAGGATCACCTAACCTATTATCCTTACTAATCTTAGCATTATTACATAATTGACCAATAGTACAAGTCATACCCTTATTATATGTGTAATCATCAGTAACAGTTAACTGGTTCATAGTAAGAGTACCAGTTTTATCACTACAAATCACACTACATGAACCTAAAGTTTCAACAGCCAACAATTTCCTGATAATAGCCTTATTTCCAGCCATCTTCTGCATACCCATAGCAAGGGTTAAAGTCAGGATTGCAGGCAAACCTTCAGGAATAGCAGCCACAGCCAAACTAACAGCAGTCATGAAAGTGTTAGCAATAGGAATACCCTGCATCATCTCAAGAACAAATATTAAGATACAAATAATCACAGAAAACAGGCTCAGAGTCTTACTAAGAGTTTCTATCTTAATTTCAAGAGGAGTCTTATCGCTCTCCTCCTGAATCATTGAGGCAATCTCACCCATCTTAGTCTGCATACCAATACTTGACACAACACCCAAAGCTCTTCCCTTAGACACAGTAGTATTCATGTAAGCACGGTTTTCTTCACCAGTATCCTTAGTAACAGGTAATGATTCACCAGTTAAAGAGGATTCATCCACCTTACAATTATAAGTTTCAATTAACTTTAAATCTGCAGGAACATTATCTCCCTCTTCAAGAACAACAATATCACCTACAGTAATGTTAGCAACATCAATTTCCTCTTTCTTACCATCTCTTACAATGATACTCGTCTTAGAAGACATTGACTTCAATTTTTCCATAGCATTTTCTGCCTTGTTTTCCTGATGATACCCCATCACAGCATTCAATATCACAACAAAGAATATTACTCCAGCATCAATAACATCATTGATAAGTAAAGAAATTACTCCCGCTATAATTAATAATATGGTTAAAGGTTCAGTGAACTGCAGTAAAAACTTTTTCAACTCACTTTCTTTTTCCTTTTCAATCAGCGTATTCTTCCCATAAGTACCAATTCTCTTCTCAGCTTCTGCACTTGTTAAACCATTAAGGGTAGTGTCATATTCGGCTAAAATATTATCTATATTGTTCTCATCATCTGTCATACTTTATTTCCTCTTATACTCATAAAAAACACTTCTCTTATAATTCACGAGCTTTAATTTATTCTGTAAATTATAACTGATCTCTTCAGTAAATAAAGGTTTGATAATAATATCCGCATCATACCTAACACCTAAATTAAATATGGAGTTCTGTAACTCCTCCGGAGGCCTCACAGCATATATTAAGTCAGCACCTTCATAGATATAATCTTCCGGATCAGTAATATCATCCATTACTACACTTTCATTTGCCGGATAAATATCGACAAGTTCAATGTTACACGTAGGTAATTCTTTTTTAAGAATATTACTTGGCTCAAGTACTCGTCCAACACCTACTTCAACAATCTTTTCACTATCTCTATAATTATTTATAATGTAATCAGTAAAACTAGTCCATAGGTTACTCATTATAATTTCACTCTAGAATTCTTAATTTATCATATAATAATTATTATTGTTTTCATAGTAACTAAAATTTTTTCATAATATACATTAATTGATAAAATATTAATTTTATTAAAATAAAAAAGTAAAATAATAGAAAAAAAATAATAAGATAGTGAATTTATGATTATCAGAGAATTTAAACCTACAGACTTGGACGATGTTCTAACAATAGAATACGAAGCATTTCCCGACCCATACCCAATTGACGTACTAATCAACTTACATGAAAGAGGAGCAGGATTCATCGTAGCAGAAGTAGGAAAACGAGTAGTAGGATACAATATTTTCTGGATACATGAAGGCATAGGACACATAATAGCCATAGCAGTAAATTCCAACTTTAGAAACATGAGTGTAGGCTCATTACTCCTGGACAAAAGCCTAAAAGTATTAAAATACAATGGAATCACCAAAGTACAACTAGAAGTCAGAAAATCAAACATAAAAGCAATAAACTTCTACATCAAACACGGCTTCACAGCAATCAGCGAAGAAGACAACTACTACAGTGATGGAGAAGCAGCCCTCATCATGGAATACCAACACCATAACAATTAAAAAGACCAATTAACAACTAACAAATCATCATCATCCATATATCATATGAAAAATACAGATACAACATACATAACAATAAGTTGTTGCAGAAGTTTTTGGAACATCTCCTCAAAATATATCAAAACATAATAAAAGTTTTTAATTATCATAATGTTATATTTGGATTATATTATCGTATTCGCATTGTATTTCATCAGTTAGTATTATGGTTGTCTTGTTTTGCATAAGTTTTCTTAAACTTTGAATGGCTTTTTGTTTTGTTATATTGTCTATGTTTGACATGACATTATCTATTATAAGTATCTTTGATTCTTTAACATAAGCTCTTGTCAGGAGTATTA
It encodes:
- a CDS encoding calcium-translocating P-type ATPase, PMCA-type, which gives rise to MTDDENNIDNILAEYDTTLNGLTSAEAEKRIGTYGKNTLIEKEKESELKKFLLQFTEPLTILLIIAGVISLLINDVIDAGVIFFVVILNAVMGYHQENKAENAMEKLKSMSSKTSIIVRDGKKEEIDVANITVGDIVVLEEGDNVPADLKLIETYNCKVDESSLTGESLPVTKDTGEENRAYMNTTVSKGRALGVVSSIGMQTKMGEIASMIQEESDKTPLEIKIETLSKTLSLFSVIICILIFVLEMMQGIPIANTFMTAVSLAVAAIPEGLPAILTLTLAMGMQKMAGNKAIIRKLLAVETLGSCSVICSDKTGTLTMNQLTVTDDYTYNKGMTCTIGQLCNNAKISKDNRLGDPTDISILDYSLKNYSEVVNERLYEIPLDSSRKRMTTVNRIDSEEYVLVKGAPEILLEKCEFIDDDGSIRLMCQEDVEKIKSIVSEFTSNALRVILFAYKKVDDYTSHSINDLENNLIITGIVGMMDPPREGVKDAIHTCKNAGITVKMITGDHKNTASAIAKLVDIDNYENVLTGPEIEKLSSEELREAVKVTNVYARVFPEQKVKIVKALKSNDEIVSMTGDGVNDAPALNIANIGVSMGSGTDVAKESSDMILEDDNFSTIIYAIKEGRTIYSNIKRFIKFQLSTNIAAILTILVSSVLVVPLPFNPVQLLWINIIMDGPPAQSLGVEGSDRDIMNIPPSDENILSRDNLLHISLIGMVMAVGTIGLYLYELSAGTPQLLASSIAFCVFVMYQLFNVFNCRSNSAKSNRTLIVAVFASFILQLCAIYVPLLQSIFHTTSIPLESWLLIILVSLTIFVAEKIIRKFENSII
- a CDS encoding UPF0146 family protein, with protein sequence MSNLWTSFTDYIINNYRDSEKIVEVGVGRVLEPSNILKKELPTCNIELVDIYPANESVVMDDITDPEDYIYEGADLIYAVRPPEELQNSIFNLGVRYDADIIIKPLFTEEISYNLQNKLKLVNYKRSVFYEYKRK
- the rimI gene encoding ribosomal protein S18-alanine N-acetyltransferase codes for the protein MIIREFKPTDLDDVLTIEYEAFPDPYPIDVLINLHERGAGFIVAEVGKRVVGYNIFWIHEGIGHIIAIAVNSNFRNMSVGSLLLDKSLKVLKYNGITKVQLEVRKSNIKAINFYIKHGFTAISEEDNYYSDGEAALIMEYQHHNN